One stretch of Desulfocurvibacter africanus subsp. africanus DSM 2603 DNA includes these proteins:
- a CDS encoding chemotaxis protein CheW: MEATQKRQDVELMQLVTFSIGDEEFGVDILKVQEIIRTMEITRVPRAPAFVEGVINLRGKVIPIIDLRKRFGLQARGHDKNTRIIVIEISNMIVGFVVDSVSEVLRIPASTVEPPPPMVAGLESEYISGVGKLEDRLLILLDLNRLLSREERSVLSQV, encoded by the coding sequence ATGGAAGCAACGCAGAAAAGGCAAGATGTCGAGCTGATGCAGCTCGTGACCTTCAGTATTGGAGATGAGGAATTCGGGGTGGATATCCTTAAGGTGCAGGAGATCATCCGCACCATGGAGATTACCAGGGTTCCCCGCGCTCCAGCCTTTGTAGAAGGGGTCATCAACCTGCGCGGCAAGGTCATTCCGATCATTGATTTGCGCAAGCGTTTCGGGTTGCAGGCCAGGGGCCACGACAAGAACACCCGCATCATCGTTATCGAAATCAGCAACATGATCGTGGGTTTTGTCGTCGATTCAGTCTCCGAGGTCCTGCGCATACCCGCAAGCACGGTGGAACCGCCTCCGCCCATGGTCGCGGGGCTCGAATCCGAGTATATCAGCGGTGTGGGCAAGCTTGAGGACAGGCTGCTTATCCTCCTTGACTTGAACCGACTGCTGAGCCGTGAGGAACGTAGCGTCCTGTCGCAGGTCTAG
- a CDS encoding UDP-glucose dehydrogenase family protein, producing MNLCIVGTGYVGLVSAACFAEMGNTVCCVDVNPKVVDMLRQGKVHIYEPGLEQLVQRNTSEGRLTFTTDLAEGLENALFVFVCVGTPSRADGSCDLSYVHQVARQVGQAMKDYKIVVDKSTVPVGTADQVKALIGEELARRGLDLEFDVVSNPEFLKEGDAVSDFMKPDRVVVGTENVRTAKLLEALYAPFARSRDKLVVMGVRSAEMTKYAANCMLATKISFINEIANICERVGADVRDVRMGIGSDSRIGYHFIYPGVGYGGSCFPKDVKALIRTAREHDFTPQLLESVDEVNDRQKLVLPGKIRAYFAEQGGVEGKTLALWGLAFKASTDDVREAPALAMIRALTAAGMRVRAFDPVAGATARQALGENDLLEINGKDQYAILEGADALAVVTEWNQFRNPDFGRMKKLLKAPIVFDGRNLYQPETMAANGFAYFGIGRKPVAS from the coding sequence ATGAACTTATGTATAGTGGGAACCGGCTATGTCGGCCTGGTTTCGGCCGCTTGCTTCGCCGAGATGGGCAATACCGTCTGCTGCGTGGATGTGAACCCCAAGGTCGTGGACATGTTGCGCCAGGGTAAGGTGCATATCTATGAGCCGGGACTCGAGCAACTCGTGCAGCGCAATACGTCCGAAGGACGGCTGACCTTCACCACCGATCTCGCCGAGGGTCTGGAAAACGCTTTGTTCGTGTTCGTTTGTGTAGGAACTCCTTCCAGGGCGGACGGCTCCTGCGACCTGAGCTACGTGCATCAGGTCGCCAGGCAGGTCGGCCAGGCCATGAAGGACTACAAGATCGTGGTGGACAAATCCACGGTGCCCGTGGGTACGGCTGACCAAGTCAAGGCTCTGATCGGCGAAGAGCTTGCACGGCGAGGCCTGGATTTGGAGTTCGACGTGGTGTCCAACCCCGAGTTCCTCAAGGAAGGCGATGCGGTCAGCGACTTCATGAAGCCCGACCGGGTCGTGGTGGGCACCGAAAATGTGCGCACGGCCAAGCTTCTTGAGGCCCTCTACGCGCCCTTTGCCAGGAGCCGCGACAAGCTCGTCGTCATGGGCGTGCGTAGCGCCGAGATGACCAAGTATGCGGCCAACTGCATGCTGGCCACCAAGATTTCCTTCATCAACGAGATCGCCAACATCTGCGAGCGCGTCGGGGCGGACGTGCGCGACGTGCGCATGGGTATCGGTTCGGACAGCCGCATCGGCTACCACTTCATCTATCCCGGCGTGGGTTACGGCGGATCGTGCTTCCCCAAGGACGTCAAGGCGCTCATCCGCACGGCCAGGGAGCACGATTTCACGCCGCAACTCCTGGAAAGCGTCGACGAGGTCAACGACCGCCAAAAGCTCGTGCTGCCTGGCAAGATCAGGGCCTACTTCGCCGAGCAGGGCGGGGTGGAAGGCAAGACGCTGGCTTTGTGGGGACTGGCCTTCAAAGCCAGCACCGACGATGTACGCGAGGCTCCCGCCTTGGCCATGATCCGCGCTCTGACCGCTGCGGGCATGCGCGTGCGCGCTTTCGACCCCGTAGCTGGGGCCACTGCGCGTCAGGCGTTGGGAGAGAACGATCTCCTGGAGATCAATGGCAAGGATCAATACGCGATCTTGGAAGGGGCTGACGCCCTGGCCGTGGTCACGGAATGGAACCAGTTCCGCAATCCGGACTTCGGGCGCATGAAGAAGCTGCTCAAGGCTCCCATTGTTTTCGATGGCCGCAATCTCTATCAACCCGAGACCATGGCTGCCAATGGCTTCGCATATTTCGGCATCGGCCGGAAACCCGTGGCGTCATAG
- a CDS encoding pyridoxine 5'-phosphate synthase, whose protein sequence is MPVLAVNIDHVATLRQARKGIEPEPVTAAALAELAGAQGIIVHLREDRRHIQDRDVQLLRQTVQTKFNLEMAATREMQGIALATRPDTVCLVPEKREELTTEGGLNLLGREKELAEYIAPLRDAGILISLFIDADQAQIDAAGAIAPEFIEIHTGHYADAKGRKRALELERIISGIVRAQGLGIKVNLGHGLNYNNVQAFRSVSGISEYSIGHSIMSRAVLVGLERAVREMAAIVEGFAE, encoded by the coding sequence ATGCCCGTCCTCGCCGTCAATATCGATCATGTGGCCACCCTGCGTCAGGCGCGCAAAGGCATCGAGCCCGAGCCGGTCACGGCTGCGGCCTTGGCCGAACTGGCTGGAGCCCAGGGCATCATCGTCCACCTGCGCGAGGACCGGCGGCACATACAGGACCGGGACGTACAATTGCTGCGGCAAACGGTACAAACAAAATTCAATCTTGAGATGGCTGCGACTCGGGAGATGCAAGGCATCGCCCTCGCCACTCGACCTGATACGGTCTGCCTCGTGCCCGAGAAGCGCGAAGAGCTGACCACCGAGGGCGGGCTGAACCTCCTGGGCCGCGAGAAAGAGCTTGCGGAGTACATCGCCCCTTTGCGTGATGCCGGCATCCTCATCAGCTTGTTCATCGATGCGGATCAGGCCCAGATCGACGCAGCCGGAGCCATTGCGCCAGAATTCATCGAGATTCATACCGGACACTATGCCGACGCAAAAGGCCGCAAACGCGCGCTTGAGCTTGAGCGCATCATCTCCGGCATAGTTCGGGCCCAGGGGCTGGGGATCAAGGTCAATTTGGGCCACGGACTGAACTATAACAATGTGCAGGCCTTCCGCAGCGTATCCGGCATCAGTGAGTACTCCATCGGCCACAGCATCATGTCCAGGGCTGTGCTCGTGGGCCTGGAGCGAGCCGTGCGCGAAATGGCCGCCATAGTGGAGGGGTTCGCCGAATAG
- a CDS encoding holo-[acyl-carrier-protein] synthase: MILGLGLDVVELDRIQRGMERHGERFLRRILTAAEIQTMPQNAVPYVAARFAAKEAASKALGTGFRQGVTLHCFEISALPSGKPEIRFTGPALELAAARGVSTYHISLTHGRDIASAVVILEG, encoded by the coding sequence ATGATTCTTGGCCTGGGCCTGGACGTGGTGGAACTGGATCGCATCCAGCGGGGCATGGAACGCCATGGCGAGCGTTTCCTGCGGCGTATCCTGACTGCGGCCGAAATCCAGACCATGCCGCAGAATGCAGTACCCTATGTGGCAGCCCGCTTCGCGGCCAAGGAAGCCGCCTCGAAGGCTTTGGGAACAGGTTTCCGGCAGGGCGTGACCCTGCATTGCTTCGAAATTTCAGCGTTGCCAAGCGGCAAGCCCGAGATTCGCTTCACGGGGCCGGCCCTGGAGCTTGCCGCCGCCCGCGGCGTAAGCACGTATCATATAAGTTTGACGCACGGACGGGATATAGCTTCGGCCGTGGTCATCCTTGAAGGCTAG
- a CDS encoding bifunctional ADP-dependent NAD(P)H-hydrate dehydratase/NAD(P)H-hydrate epimerase — MFAPLPTPHEMAGWDRLSARDFGIMPEMLMENASRAALQALFDALGVKAHSPANKRVLLLAGPGNNGGDATALSRHLHDLGHEVLLLHTRPRQDYKNEAAYHLELALKAGVPTRLATDLDARDLGGYDVVVDGLLGTGLSGELRPDMLNLVRLTNDLGRKAFVLALDIPSGLSGFTGRPLPEAVRANLTVTFEAAKIGIAQPEAAPYIGQLDVRPIGIPRALRKAHAPAHVLMTAGLTDLIEKPGPGLHKGTAGHVLIIGGSAGLTGAPMLAAVAAMRAGAGLATIACPAGIADAVKASRPEVMILPLGSGTEWTPNMMAALEPELARFDAAVVGPGLGRAGDTANFLRAWLSAAALPTVYDADALNLLASQKELLKKIGESAIVTPHPGEMARLLDLDIAEVQARRSECCRRLAENTGAVSVLKGAASLVAGANGPQAVSPYCEPNLAVAGSGDVLSGILGRLLAGGLDAYHAACLGILWHGQAGSILARDFPYRGNMPLEIAHVLPQAIKELKGHVQR; from the coding sequence ATGTTCGCACCCCTGCCCACACCGCACGAGATGGCCGGCTGGGACCGACTGAGCGCACGCGACTTCGGCATCATGCCCGAGATGCTCATGGAAAACGCCAGTCGCGCGGCCCTGCAGGCCCTTTTCGACGCGCTCGGCGTAAAAGCCCATAGCCCGGCAAACAAGCGTGTGCTGCTCTTGGCAGGCCCCGGCAACAACGGCGGCGATGCCACCGCCCTATCCAGACATCTGCATGATCTTGGCCACGAGGTACTGCTGCTGCACACCAGACCTCGTCAGGACTACAAAAACGAAGCAGCCTACCATTTAGAGCTGGCCCTGAAGGCCGGTGTGCCGACCCGGCTGGCGACCGATCTCGACGCCCGCGACCTGGGCGGCTATGATGTGGTGGTGGACGGCTTGCTGGGTACGGGCCTGAGCGGCGAGTTGCGGCCGGACATGCTCAACCTCGTGCGTCTGACCAACGATCTTGGCCGCAAGGCCTTTGTGCTGGCCCTGGACATACCATCGGGACTGTCGGGATTCACGGGCCGACCTTTGCCTGAAGCGGTCCGCGCCAATCTGACCGTGACCTTCGAAGCCGCCAAGATCGGGATTGCCCAGCCCGAGGCAGCTCCGTACATCGGCCAGCTGGACGTGCGGCCCATAGGCATACCCCGAGCGCTGCGCAAGGCACATGCCCCCGCCCACGTGCTCATGACCGCCGGGCTGACGGATCTCATTGAGAAACCAGGGCCGGGCCTGCACAAGGGAACCGCCGGGCACGTGCTCATCATCGGCGGTTCCGCCGGCCTGACCGGCGCGCCCATGCTCGCGGCAGTGGCGGCCATGCGCGCAGGTGCCGGACTGGCCACCATCGCCTGCCCGGCAGGCATTGCCGATGCGGTAAAGGCCTCCCGTCCCGAAGTCATGATTCTGCCTTTGGGCAGCGGCACGGAGTGGACGCCGAACATGATGGCTGCGCTGGAGCCGGAGTTGGCGCGCTTTGATGCCGCCGTGGTCGGCCCTGGATTGGGACGGGCCGGCGACACGGCGAACTTTTTACGCGCCTGGTTGTCCGCCGCGGCTCTGCCCACTGTCTACGACGCCGACGCACTGAATCTTTTGGCATCCCAAAAGGAACTCTTGAAAAAAATTGGAGAGTCGGCAATTGTCACTCCCCATCCCGGCGAGATGGCGCGCCTGCTCGATCTGGATATCGCTGAAGTCCAGGCTCGGCGCAGTGAATGCTGCCGGCGACTCGCGGAGAACACCGGCGCAGTGAGCGTGCTCAAGGGCGCGGCCAGCCTGGTGGCCGGCGCCAACGGTCCACAGGCCGTATCGCCATATTGCGAACCGAACCTGGCCGTGGCCGGCTCCGGCGACGTGCTCTCCGGGATTTTGGGCCGCCTGCTGGCCGGGGGGCTCGACGCGTATCATGCCGCCTGCCTTGGCATACTATGGCACGGGCAGGCCGGCAGCATCCTGGCCAGAGATTTCCCCTACCGGGGCAACATGCCGCTGGAAATCGCGCATGTCTTACCGCAAGCCATCAAGGAGCTGAAAGGTCATGTTCAGCGCTAA
- a CDS encoding CBS domain-containing protein yields MFSAKDIMSTQVITFTPDTEIVAAARVLLEKRINGAPVVEGDRLVGILSQTDLVAQQKTLTMPTLFTLLDGFIPLRSYEKLDEDMRKISAMTVGEAMTVKPVTVRPDTTITDIAQIMVEKKIHTLPVVEGDRLVGVIGKEDVLRTLLDSGGR; encoded by the coding sequence ATGTTCAGCGCTAAAGACATCATGAGCACCCAGGTCATCACCTTCACGCCCGACACGGAAATCGTCGCCGCGGCCAGGGTACTCCTGGAAAAAAGGATCAACGGCGCACCCGTGGTCGAGGGTGACCGACTGGTGGGCATCCTGAGCCAGACGGACTTGGTGGCGCAGCAGAAAACCTTGACCATGCCGACCCTGTTCACTCTCTTGGACGGCTTCATCCCCTTGCGTTCCTACGAAAAGCTGGACGAAGACATGCGCAAGATCTCGGCCATGACCGTGGGCGAGGCCATGACAGTCAAGCCAGTCACCGTGCGGCCCGACACGACCATAACCGATATCGCGCAGATCATGGTGGAAAAGAAGATCCACACCCTGCCCGTGGTCGAGGGCGACAGGCTCGTGGGCGTCATCGGCAAGGAAGACGTCCTGCGCACTCTGCTCGACAGCGGAGGACGCTAG
- the tsaE gene encoding tRNA (adenosine(37)-N6)-threonylcarbamoyltransferase complex ATPase subunit type 1 TsaE codes for MLLRLADAEETLEFGSILAKGLPAEPGFAILLEGDLGAGKTTLVRGLVSALPGSEQAEVSSPSFTICNLYPTRPQVAHFDLYRQQGSAPDDQYCESLESPFTLVVVEWAQYLAPADLPEDVLRLTWQPAEAGRLVKLEARGQATERYLHGIYGKLRRFAAS; via the coding sequence ATGCTGCTGCGACTGGCCGATGCCGAGGAGACCCTGGAATTCGGGAGCATCCTGGCCAAAGGCCTGCCCGCGGAGCCCGGCTTCGCCATATTGCTGGAAGGGGATCTTGGCGCCGGCAAGACAACGCTGGTGCGCGGCTTGGTTTCCGCCCTGCCGGGCAGTGAACAGGCCGAAGTTTCCAGCCCGAGCTTCACCATCTGCAACCTGTACCCGACCCGGCCTCAGGTGGCTCACTTCGATCTGTACAGGCAGCAGGGCTCGGCGCCCGACGACCAGTATTGCGAGAGCCTGGAATCGCCCTTTACTCTCGTTGTAGTGGAATGGGCACAGTATCTGGCTCCTGCTGACTTGCCAGAAGACGTGCTGCGACTGACTTGGCAACCGGCCGAGGCTGGTCGACTGGTCAAGCTGGAGGCACGGGGGCAGGCCACCGAAAGATACTTGCACGGGATTTACGGGAAGCTGCGTCGGTTCGCGGCATCCTGA
- a CDS encoding aspartate kinase — MNIVVQKFGGTSVASLERMQQVMKKVLAARAHGNKLVVVLSAMSGETNKLIALANQFSEEPDPAELDVLVTTGEQVSVALFTMLLKDAGVKARSLLGYQVPIETDSDFCRARIVNIDTDRIRAMLEEYDVLVMAGFQGCDCHGRITTLGRGGSDTSGVAIAAALKADTCEIYTDVDGVYTTDPNICSQARKLSRVTYDEMLEMASMGAKVLQIRSVEFAKKYNVPVHVRSTFSDEPGTMVIQEDKSMEAVLVSGIAYDKDQARVTVYDVIDQPGVAAAIFGPLAEDGILVDMIIQNTSREGRTDMTFTIPRADLKKTMRILEGTKAQIGAKDIQYDTGVCKVSVIGVGMRNHSGVAAKAFAALSKENVNILMISTSEIKITCLIEEKYMALAVHTLHEAFELGKNGTNAC, encoded by the coding sequence ATGAACATTGTCGTACAAAAATTCGGCGGCACCTCAGTGGCCAGCCTGGAACGCATGCAGCAGGTCATGAAAAAGGTCCTGGCTGCGCGCGCTCATGGCAACAAGCTCGTGGTGGTGCTCTCGGCCATGTCCGGAGAGACCAACAAGCTCATCGCCCTGGCCAACCAGTTCTCCGAGGAACCCGATCCTGCGGAGCTGGACGTGCTTGTCACCACCGGCGAGCAGGTTTCGGTGGCTCTTTTCACCATGCTGCTCAAGGACGCCGGGGTCAAGGCCCGTTCGCTGCTCGGTTATCAAGTGCCCATCGAGACGGACAGCGATTTCTGCCGGGCACGTATCGTGAACATCGACACGGATCGCATCCGCGCCATGCTTGAGGAGTACGACGTGCTCGTCATGGCCGGCTTTCAGGGCTGCGACTGCCACGGCCGCATAACCACTCTGGGCCGCGGCGGATCGGACACCTCGGGCGTGGCTATCGCCGCGGCGCTCAAGGCCGACACGTGCGAGATATATACCGACGTGGACGGCGTCTACACCACGGACCCGAACATCTGTTCCCAGGCGCGCAAGCTGTCCAGAGTGACCTATGACGAGATGCTGGAAATGGCCAGCATGGGCGCCAAGGTGCTCCAGATACGCTCCGTGGAGTTCGCCAAGAAGTACAATGTGCCGGTGCACGTGCGCTCGACCTTCTCCGACGAGCCGGGCACCATGGTCATCCAGGAGGACAAGAGTATGGAAGCCGTTCTCGTTTCCGGTATCGCATACGACAAGGATCAGGCTCGCGTCACGGTCTATGACGTCATCGATCAGCCCGGCGTGGCCGCGGCCATCTTCGGCCCTCTTGCCGAGGATGGCATCCTGGTGGACATGATCATCCAGAATACGAGCCGCGAGGGCCGCACGGACATGACCTTCACCATCCCGCGCGCGGACCTCAAAAAGACCATGCGCATCCTGGAAGGCACCAAGGCCCAAATCGGCGCCAAGGATATCCAGTATGACACGGGCGTATGCAAGGTCTCGGTCATCGGCGTGGGCATGCGCAACCACTCTGGCGTAGCCGCCAAGGCCTTCGCGGCCCTGAGCAAGGAGAACGTCAATATACTCATGATCTCCACCTCCGAGATCAAGATCACCTGTCTCATCGAGGAAAAATACATGGCCCTGGCCGTGCACACCCTCCATGAGGCCTTCGAGCTGGGCAAGAATGGAACAAATGCGTGCTGA
- the cimA gene encoding citramalate synthase has product MKRVAIYDTTLRDGTQAEEINLTLDDKIRIAVKLDELGIDYIEGGWPGSNPVDKQFFQEISNYSLKHARIAAFGSTHNPKSTADGDSNLQALVEAAPQVMTVFGKTWDLHAKEALRIPLERNLEIISASLAFLRPHAPELFFDAEHFFDGYKANPEYALRCLDAALQGGAEVLVLCDTNGGTMPTELREIMTAVKARFPQARLGIHAHNDSELAVANSLEAVAQGAEHIQGTMNGYGERCGNANLCSIIPNLMLKMGCACLPEDNLALLTPISHFVSEVANLRPFLRQPFVGRSAFAHKGGIHVSAVIRNPETYEHIRPELVGNKQRVLLSDLAGRSNILVKAKNYGYELDKNDPCVQDLLHEIKDREALGYEYSAAEASFELLFFRTMGWSKRYFQLMNFRVLDSHEQNGEPFSEATVLLKVRGQDHHTAATGHGPVNALDNALRKALCEAYPALNEMRLLDFKVRVMTGYVRDDGGTASNVRVLIESGDKLARWITVGVSHNIIEASWQALVDSFTYKLFKDDPQKWPTTLEK; this is encoded by the coding sequence ATGAAACGTGTCGCCATCTACGACACCACCTTGCGGGACGGGACCCAGGCCGAGGAGATCAACCTCACCCTGGACGACAAGATTCGTATTGCGGTCAAGCTCGATGAGCTGGGCATCGATTATATCGAGGGCGGCTGGCCGGGATCCAACCCCGTGGACAAGCAGTTCTTCCAGGAGATCAGCAACTACTCCTTGAAGCACGCGCGCATCGCCGCCTTCGGCAGCACCCACAACCCCAAGAGTACGGCGGACGGCGACTCGAATCTTCAGGCTCTGGTTGAAGCCGCGCCCCAGGTCATGACCGTATTCGGCAAGACTTGGGACCTGCACGCCAAGGAAGCCTTGCGCATTCCCCTTGAGCGCAACCTGGAAATCATCAGCGCCAGTTTGGCCTTTCTGCGGCCGCATGCACCCGAGCTTTTCTTTGACGCCGAGCACTTCTTCGACGGCTACAAAGCCAACCCGGAATACGCCCTGCGCTGCCTGGATGCGGCTCTACAGGGCGGTGCCGAGGTGCTTGTGCTGTGCGACACCAACGGCGGCACCATGCCCACGGAGTTGCGGGAGATCATGACCGCCGTAAAGGCGCGGTTTCCGCAAGCCAGACTCGGCATCCACGCGCACAACGACTCGGAGCTGGCCGTGGCCAACTCCCTGGAAGCCGTGGCCCAGGGAGCGGAACACATTCAGGGCACCATGAACGGCTACGGCGAGCGCTGCGGCAATGCCAACCTCTGCTCCATCATTCCCAACCTGATGCTGAAGATGGGCTGCGCCTGCCTGCCCGAGGACAATCTGGCCCTGCTCACGCCGATTTCGCACTTCGTCTCCGAGGTGGCCAACCTGAGACCCTTCCTGCGCCAGCCTTTCGTGGGCCGCTCGGCATTCGCCCACAAGGGCGGCATCCATGTCAGCGCCGTGATCCGCAATCCCGAAACGTATGAGCACATCAGGCCTGAACTGGTTGGCAACAAGCAGCGCGTGCTGCTCTCTGACCTGGCCGGACGCAGCAACATCCTGGTCAAGGCCAAGAACTACGGCTACGAACTGGACAAGAACGATCCGTGCGTGCAGGACCTGCTCCACGAAATCAAGGACCGCGAGGCTCTGGGCTACGAATACTCCGCTGCCGAGGCCTCCTTCGAGCTGCTGTTCTTCCGCACCATGGGCTGGTCCAAGCGTTACTTCCAGCTCATGAACTTCCGGGTCCTGGACTCGCACGAGCAGAACGGAGAGCCGTTCTCCGAAGCCACGGTGCTGCTCAAGGTCCGCGGCCAAGACCATCACACGGCCGCCACAGGGCATGGTCCTGTCAACGCCTTGGACAACGCACTGCGCAAGGCCCTGTGCGAGGCCTATCCCGCCCTGAACGAAATGCGCCTGCTGGATTTCAAGGTGCGCGTCATGACCGGCTATGTTCGCGACGACGGCGGCACGGCCTCCAATGTCCGGGTGCTCATCGAGTCCGGGGACAAACTCGCGCGCTGGATCACCGTGGGCGTGTCGCACAACATCATCGAGGCGAGCTGGCAGGCGCTGGTGGATTCCTTTACTTACAAGCTGTTCAAGGACGATCCGCAGAAATGGCCCACCACGCTGGAAAAATAG
- a CDS encoding MBL fold metallo-hydrolase has translation MQEPGFVVLVDNRSGGQGLGSEWGLSLLVAAGGQKWLWDTGKSGLFLDNSRRLGLDLSHIDGLALSHGHYDHVGGLAALVNAGFTGPIAAHPALTRQRFSIKASEHKEIGMEAGLRALLPGRLQPVSNNCSLAPGLRFVTDIPRRPGRFTATAHFYLDQEASKPDSVPDDAFLLMDTLRGAVVVLGCCHSGLANSLLHAAELANVNKLHAVVGGMHLYSAGQDAQEEAAEVLETLECEIIFPGHCAGDASISFLEQRLPGRVRPLHTGLFFAFS, from the coding sequence TTGCAAGAACCAGGGTTTGTAGTTCTGGTGGACAACCGCTCCGGCGGGCAAGGCCTGGGCAGCGAATGGGGCCTTAGCCTGCTGGTGGCGGCCGGTGGGCAAAAATGGTTATGGGACACCGGAAAGTCTGGCCTTTTCCTGGACAATTCCAGGCGCCTGGGCCTGGACCTGTCGCATATCGACGGCTTGGCCCTTAGCCACGGCCATTACGACCATGTGGGCGGATTGGCCGCGCTCGTGAATGCCGGGTTCACCGGCCCCATTGCGGCCCATCCCGCCCTGACGCGGCAGCGCTTCAGTATTAAGGCCTCGGAGCATAAGGAAATCGGCATGGAGGCAGGCCTCCGCGCCCTGCTCCCCGGCCGCCTGCAGCCTGTATCGAACAACTGCTCCCTGGCTCCCGGCTTGCGTTTCGTCACGGACATTCCCCGCCGACCCGGCCGCTTCACGGCCACCGCGCACTTTTACCTCGACCAAGAGGCGAGCAAACCCGACAGCGTGCCGGACGATGCTTTCCTGCTCATGGACACGCTTCGCGGAGCCGTGGTCGTGCTCGGCTGCTGTCACAGCGGCTTGGCCAACAGCCTGCTGCACGCGGCCGAACTGGCGAATGTGAATAAGCTCCACGCCGTCGTCGGTGGGATGCATCTGTACTCGGCTGGTCAGGATGCGCAAGAAGAGGCTGCGGAGGTATTAGAGACTCTGGAATGCGAGATCATCTTCCCAGGGCACTGCGCGGGCGACGCTTCCATTTCCTTTCTGGAACAACGCCTTCCAGGCCGTGTGCGCCCTCTGCATACGGGCCTGTTTTTCGCCTTTTCCTGA
- a CDS encoding potassium channel family protein, which produces MAARIQVGIIGLGKFGLAFGKALVDLGQEVMGIDSDMDNVRRAQDILTQVYQADGAEKKALEQLGFSDMTHVMVSVGGSIEASAMISLYLKELDVANVWVKAISADHEKLLRKIGVTEVIFPERYAANQLANKLAVPGLIEYLPFGQDVALIELTVSRWDGKTLRELALTSKYGVQIIAVRKAGEERFGFIPKADEPLRKGDALVVIGQRSSFTDLKS; this is translated from the coding sequence ATGGCGGCAAGAATTCAGGTCGGCATCATAGGGCTCGGCAAGTTTGGATTGGCTTTCGGCAAGGCCCTGGTCGATCTCGGGCAGGAGGTCATGGGCATAGATTCGGACATGGACAACGTGCGTCGGGCTCAAGACATCCTTACGCAGGTCTACCAGGCCGATGGCGCGGAGAAGAAGGCCCTGGAACAGCTCGGCTTCAGCGACATGACTCACGTCATGGTCAGCGTGGGGGGGTCCATCGAGGCCAGCGCCATGATCAGTCTATATCTCAAGGAGCTGGACGTGGCCAACGTCTGGGTCAAGGCTATTAGTGCTGATCATGAGAAGCTGCTGCGCAAGATCGGCGTCACCGAGGTCATTTTCCCCGAGCGATATGCCGCCAATCAACTGGCCAACAAGCTGGCTGTGCCCGGCCTCATAGAGTATCTGCCTTTCGGCCAGGACGTGGCGCTGATAGAGTTGACGGTGAGCCGCTGGGACGGCAAGACTTTGCGGGAACTGGCGCTGACCAGTAAATACGGCGTGCAGATCATTGCCGTGCGCAAGGCGGGTGAAGAGCGCTTCGGGTTCATTCCCAAGGCTGACGAGCCGTTGCGCAAAGGTGATGCGCTCGTCGTCATCGGCCAGCGCAGTTCGTTTACTGACCTAAAGTCGTAA